GGGGTACCACCTGCAAATGCCGCCCCAGGAGGATGAATACCTGGTGCATTTGCCAGACGAACTGCTCTATCGCAACGACCCGATCTGAATCAGCTCGGCGACCTTGAACGTCGCTGCGGCGGCGCTTTTCTCAACGGATCCAGTAGGTAGGAAAGCCCGTTATGATCGATTTCCTGCATAAGCGCGAGTAAGCGACCTATCTCCCCGCGCGGAAATCCCTCACGGGCAAACCAGTTAAGGTAATGTCCGGGCAAGTCGGCGATGACTCGGCCCTGGTATTTGCCATAGGGCATTTGACGCTCGAGCAACAGCGGTAGATCTTCTGGGTTCATCGCAGGTTCCGGGTGTCCAGGGTCGTTGCATGCTATCGTCGCGTTCAGCAACTGACCGCGTTGCTATACACACAACAGGATAAGTCATGATTGTTAAAGCACTTCGTAATGGATTGGGAAATATTATCATTTTTGTCGATTTTCTGACTCGTCCGGCCAAGATGAAGCGTTCGGCCGAGGACCAGGCGGAAGTAGAGCGGGCAGCGGCTGCCTTGAGTCTGTACCAATTTCGTGCCTGTCCTTTTTGTATCAAGACTCGGCGTACGCTGCACAAACTCAACCTGCCGGTAACGCTGCGCGATGCCAAGAATAATCAGCAGGACCGTCAGACGCTACTGGAGCAAGGTGGCAAGATTCAAGTGCCGTGCCTGCGAATAGACGAGGCGGGTGGCACTACCTGGCTATATGACTCCAAAGCCATTGATGATTATCTCCAAGAGCGATTCGCAGCGGCTTGATCCGCAGCAGCAGGAGCTGGAATGGGCGCCCCCTCAAGACATCGCAGTAATATTCTGAATGCCGCCGTTACGCTATTCCGCCGCCGCGGATATGCGGCCACAGGGCTTGCTGATATTTTGCAGCACAGTGGTGCGCCCAAAGGTTCGCTGTATCACTACTTCCCCCAGGGAAAGGAGCAGCTGGGCGAGGAGGCGGCACTGCTGGCAGGGGCCGTTGTCTCGCAAACCTTGCGAAAACTGGGCGAGGAACATTGCTCGGCGGCTGACGTGATGCGTGCTTATGGCAAGCTGCTCGCCGGTTGGTTGGAAGCTTCTGCTTTTGAAGATGGCTGCCCGCTGGCCACTACCTTGCTGGAAACCACTCCGCAATCCACTCGAATGGCCGCGGCCGGGCAACAGGCATTTAACCAATGGACCGCTGAAATCAGGCATTTGCTCGAACACCAGGGCGCCGATGCCGAAACCGCCAGGCGGCTCGCGCAACTGGCCATTGCGACCATCGAAGGCGCATTAATTCAGGCACGGGTCGAATCCAGCGCCAGGCCGGTGCTGGAATCCACCGAAGAAATTGCCTTCTTAATGGAAGCGCGGCTGGCCAGGATTGGCTAAGTGTTCGTTCAGTCGCCGCGGTACACGCAGCCACTGGTGCAAGTCTCGCGGATGGTGATCTGACTGAGTTCGGGCAACAGCGGTTTAAGTTCACGCCATATCCACTTGGCCAGAACCTCGCTGGTCGGGTTTTCCAGGCCGGGAATGTCATTCAGGTAGTTATGATCAAGCTGGTCATACAGCGGCTTGAAAATCGCCTTGAGTTCGGAAAAATCACGAATCCAACCGGTATGCGCATCCGGTTCGCCGCTGATATGCACTGCCACCATGAAAGAATGCCCGTGCAGGCG
This genomic stretch from Halopseudomonas pelagia harbors:
- a CDS encoding DUF3820 family protein, translating into MNPEDLPLLLERQMPYGKYQGRVIADLPGHYLNWFAREGFPRGEIGRLLALMQEIDHNGLSYLLDPLRKAPPQRRSRSPS
- a CDS encoding glutathione S-transferase N-terminal domain-containing protein; this translates as MIVKALRNGLGNIIIFVDFLTRPAKMKRSAEDQAEVERAAAALSLYQFRACPFCIKTRRTLHKLNLPVTLRDAKNNQQDRQTLLEQGGKIQVPCLRIDEAGGTTWLYDSKAIDDYLQERFAAA
- a CDS encoding TetR/AcrR family transcriptional regulator → MGAPSRHRSNILNAAVTLFRRRGYAATGLADILQHSGAPKGSLYHYFPQGKEQLGEEAALLAGAVVSQTLRKLGEEHCSAADVMRAYGKLLAGWLEASAFEDGCPLATTLLETTPQSTRMAAAGQQAFNQWTAEIRHLLEHQGADAETARRLAQLAIATIEGALIQARVESSARPVLESTEEIAFLMEARLARIG
- the queD gene encoding 6-carboxytetrahydropterin synthase QueD, encoding MEIFKEFTFEAAHLLPHVPQGHKCGRLHGHSFMVAVHISGEPDAHTGWIRDFSELKAIFKPLYDQLDHNYLNDIPGLENPTSEVLAKWIWRELKPLLPELSQITIRETCTSGCVYRGD